Proteins from one Spirochaetota bacterium genomic window:
- a CDS encoding polyprenyl synthetase family protein, whose translation MDKDLKDILAPLDQHLRRVDEEIQKRLRTGIPVIDASALHLFLSGGKRIRASLVILSSGLRGEIPRGIIELAAATEIVHASSLIHDDIIDQSMFRRGNITVPKKWGNKVAVLVGDFMYAVALNTAVQDGDPAIFPLMVVGTKDMVMGELCQLEYADLDKARREHYLTIIELKTARFMASCTRLGATKSGLPEEEREIMYQFGLNLGFAFQIIDDTLDIMQASEQVGKDVGSDFKDGKITLPFLHLIETGGSGDLERLKRYIEKPTPEGWMEIKKRLVDIGSIEYTVRFAADYIEKAREILKRFPDSQFRTILFELSDFLLGRTY comes from the coding sequence ATGGACAAAGATCTAAAAGATATTCTTGCGCCCCTGGATCAGCATCTCAGGAGGGTTGATGAAGAAATACAAAAGCGCCTTAGGACCGGCATCCCGGTCATCGACGCGAGCGCGCTCCATCTGTTCCTGAGCGGCGGGAAGCGGATACGGGCCTCCCTGGTGATCCTTTCCAGCGGCCTCCGCGGAGAGATCCCCCGGGGAATCATCGAGCTTGCCGCCGCCACGGAGATCGTCCACGCATCGTCCCTCATCCATGACGACATCATCGATCAGTCGATGTTCCGGCGCGGGAACATCACCGTTCCCAAGAAATGGGGCAACAAGGTGGCGGTCCTGGTGGGCGATTTCATGTACGCCGTGGCCCTCAACACCGCGGTCCAGGACGGCGATCCCGCCATATTCCCCCTCATGGTGGTGGGCACCAAGGACATGGTCATGGGAGAGCTCTGCCAGCTGGAATACGCCGACCTCGACAAGGCGCGCCGCGAACACTACCTGACGATCATCGAGCTCAAGACGGCCCGCTTCATGGCGTCATGCACGCGCCTCGGCGCGACCAAGTCCGGGCTCCCGGAAGAGGAGCGCGAAATAATGTACCAATTCGGCCTCAATCTGGGCTTTGCCTTCCAGATCATCGACGACACCCTTGACATCATGCAGGCCTCCGAACAGGTAGGGAAGGACGTCGGGAGCGATTTCAAGGACGGAAAAATCACCCTTCCCTTCCTGCACCTCATCGAAACGGGCGGATCCGGCGACCTTGAGCGGCTGAAGCGCTATATCGAGAAGCCCACGCCCGAAGGATGGATGGAGATCAAAAAACGTCTCGTGGACATCGGCTCGATCGAATACACGGTCCGCTTCGCGGCGGATTACATAGAGAAGGCCCGCGAGATCCTGAAGCGCTTTCCCGATTCCCAGTTCAGGACCATACTCTTTGAGCTTTCGGATTTTCTGCTCGGCAGAACGTACTGA
- a CDS encoding tetratricopeptide repeat protein, with protein sequence MITKEMEELLKYYNLGLTAYKQRKWDEAIRAFEKALSINPSDGPSELYLQRSRSFKENPPAENWDGVFVMTTK encoded by the coding sequence ATGATCACCAAGGAAATGGAAGAGCTTCTGAAATACTATAACCTGGGCCTTACTGCGTACAAGCAGCGAAAATGGGACGAGGCGATCCGGGCCTTCGAGAAGGCGCTCAGCATCAATCCGAGCGACGGCCCTTCGGAGCTCTATCTCCAGCGTTCCCGCAGCTTCAAGGAAAACCCTCCCGCGGAAAACTGGGACGGCGTTTTCGTCATGACAACAAAGTAG
- a CDS encoding polymer-forming cytoskeletal protein: MTKKVIQINKNPVYDIGMITTVFSKDTEFFGDLSFKKSLQINGYFEGEIVSGGFLVVGEGSVVKANIKAKTVILQGTVYGNIEAAARLEIHATGKLYGNIRTAKLQIADGVVFEGTCEMIKGDGKKPDKETDDAHSAKDSIKEAAAEA; encoded by the coding sequence ATGACAAAAAAGGTAATCCAGATAAACAAGAATCCGGTATACGATATCGGCATGATCACCACGGTATTCAGCAAGGATACCGAATTCTTCGGCGACCTCTCCTTCAAGAAATCGCTCCAGATCAACGGCTACTTTGAAGGGGAGATCGTTTCCGGCGGCTTCCTGGTCGTCGGGGAAGGATCCGTGGTCAAGGCTAACATCAAGGCAAAAACCGTGATTCTGCAGGGCACCGTGTACGGGAACATCGAAGCCGCGGCGCGGCTGGAGATCCACGCCACCGGCAAGCTCTACGGCAACATACGGACGGCGAAGCTGCAGATCGCCGACGGCGTCGTTTTCGAGGGCACCTGTGAAATGATCAAGGGCGACGGCAAAAAGCCGGATAAAGAAACCGACGACGCGCATTCCGCGAAAGATTCCATCAAAGAGGCAGCAGCAGAGGCATAA